Proteins encoded within one genomic window of Lagenorhynchus albirostris chromosome 9, mLagAlb1.1, whole genome shotgun sequence:
- the LOC132525226 gene encoding serum amyloid A-2 protein-like produces the protein MKLFTGLILCSLVLGVHSRWFSFLGEAYDGAKDMWRAYSDMREANYKNSDKYFHARGNYDAAQRGPGGVWAAEVISDARENLQRVTDLFKHGDSGHGREDSEADQLANRMGRSGVDPNIFRPPGLPSKY, from the exons ATGAAGCTTTTCACAGGCCTCATTCTCTGCTCCTTGGTGCTGGGAGTCCACAGCCGATGGTTTTCCTTCCTTGGTGAGGCTTATGACG GGGCTAAAGACATGTGGCGAGCCTACTCTGACATGAGAGAAGCCAATTACAAAAATTCCGACAAGTACTTCCACGCCCGGGGCAACTATGACGCTGCCCAAAGGGGACCTGGGGGCGTCTGGGCTGCTGAAGTGATCAG CGATGCCAGGGAGAATCTTCAGAGAGTCACAGACCTTTTTAAGCATGGAGACAGTGGCCACGGACGGGAGGACTCGGAGGCCGACCAGTTGGCCAATAGAATGGGCCGGAGCGGTGTAGACCCCAATATCTTCCGACCTCCTGGCCTGCCCAGCAAGTACTGA